Below is a window of Garra rufa chromosome 24, GarRuf1.0, whole genome shotgun sequence DNA.
aatgcttatcagaggacagaaaataaaaaaaatgtttgagctatttctcaataaacaaactgaaactgaagcttacataatttgcatttcacaagtgcaattacatttctttaaattaacacttaaagttcattgatcatgttttgtagtaacgttaatataaattatacactgtcagaataaaaatgttgtattttatgtgtgcaacagcctgtcactggcagccccttatgaaaacaagtattttcaactgtaggttttgtagttaccactaaagtaaacatattttaaccacgtgtagaaaataaaatttaattagttgcatattaaatgttaaaatgcatttcaaatataaagtgtaaaaggttataaaaaaagggcataattacatattttactcttattaatttaataaatgtaataatttaaaaattaagtttagaagtatcgtatcggtatcgatatcgatgatactggccttaaaaatatcggtatcgtatcgaaaacaaaataagtggtatcgcccatccctagtTTACGCGTCAACCAATGGTGTTAGTTTGGGGACGGACTACCTGTTCAACCAATGGCAGACAGGGGTAGTGTTGAAAAATAGTTTGAAAACAGTCAAAAAATTTTCAATTCCATTTGTTGTCACTAGTAATTCAAAAATAACACACTTCCCCTTTAAATGAGTTTACACCATGTAGACCAGTATCCATAACCAACTGAAAGTGAACTGTTGGTATGTTGAAAGTTCAGTCAGATAACAGATAAGTATCAGTAACACATCAGATTTGTATTATTAGTAACAGTGCCACTGAAAGTTCTGCATTTGTACTTCTTCAAAAACCTATTTTTAAATCTTTGTTGAAAGATGTAACTGAGACATGCtattttcattcttatatttTTTCATACATGCATCTGAGAGTTGTTTTGAAAAGTGTTAGAGTTTCAGTTCATTGTAAGATGACAACATCAGTGTTGACAGGCTTATGAGAGCAAAGTTCTCGCTGACTCGCTCTGCTGGTGTTTAGGGATGCATGGAATTCTCTGGGGGAAATGGCAAAGGAGGAGGCGATGGCGGCCTATGTGGACGATTTGAAACTGGTATTGTGTTTTGCGTTTTTAagcagttttttaaaatgttgtgtgATTTAATGTAATGGCTTGTGTAACTTTGTTTTAAATTTTCTGAATAGATTCTGGAAAGTATGCCTGTAACAAATGAGGTCGAGGAGCTTCTGCAGGTGATTGGACCGTTCTATGAGCTTGTTGATGAAAAGAAGAAGATAATGCAAGTGTCAGATTTGAGCACAGGTAAACTGATCAACAGTGGCCTTTGGGGTGAATCTCAGAACAATTGCATTTAGCCCAAAAATCAATGATTATATTCAATTATGTTGAATTATTAGTAATGAGTATTTTTAAGGGAGAATTTGGTTAATTGTCATGTGATATCGAAAAtttgacatacaccttgcagaatttttaccaaaataagagggatcatacaaaatgcatgttatttttttaatttagtactgacctgaataagatatttgacataaaatacatttacatatagtccacaagagaaaataatattttaataaaaatagtttattaaaatgacacttgattctgtgttgctacctgaatccatagatgtgcttttttttttttttttttgtttagtgatagttgttcatgagttccttgtatgtcctgaacagttaaactgcctgctgttcttcagaaaaatccttcaggtcccacaaattatgatttatttatttatttttttagcatttttgtgcatttgaaccctttccaacaatgactatgattttgagatccatcttttcacacgaggacaactgagggactcatgtgcagctattacagaaggttcaaatgttcactgatgctccagaaggaaacaggatgcattaagagccggggggtgaaaactttttgaatttaaagatcagggtaaatttaacgtatttcgtcttctgtagcttctgaagggcagtactaaatgaaaataaatatgatatttaggcaaaataagaaatctTATTAAATctcttattctgttcaaaagttttcacccccattcCTGaattttaatgcatcatgtttccttctgaaacatcggtgagtgtttgaaccttctgtaatagttgcatgtgagtccctcagtgtgaaaagattgatctcaaaatcatacattcattgttggaaagggttcaaatacacaaaaatgctgaaaaaccaaagaatctgtgggacctgaaggttttttctgaagaacagcaggcagtttaactgttcaggacaaacaagggacttgtgaacatctatcactaaacaaacaaacaaaaaaagcacagctgtggattattcaggtaaaaacacagtattaataatcaacaGTGTTTGTTTGTCTGGACAAGTTAGCATATtacagtgacactgaagactgggctAATAGATGCTGTTACCattataggaataaattacatttagatgTACAACAGTTttaataattcaatttaatttcaaaatattacagttttgatATTTTATGATATAATAATTGTAGCCTTGCTGAGCATAACAGACCTCTTTTCAAAAAATCGTACCTAGCGCAATCATTTGAACTGTAGTGTGCATGTACTGTGAATAACTATAAAATCTTCTTtacatgaattaattaactaattaTCCCTGTGTTTCGTGCTCAGCTCGCTTGGAAAGATTTGCTAGGCAACTTGAAGGCAAGTGAATAGCAGTGTGTTCTCCCAGTGGTCTGTGCCTTTAGTTCATAGTGCCCTAGTCCAGGTGTTTCCCTTGCCGCCTCAGTTATTCACTCACTGCTGTTATTAGTGTAGAGTTCTCTATAGGGCTGTAGTGTTACCAGTACAGCTTAAGTTTGTGAAATGTTCCTGAAAGAACAGACTTTTTAGAAAGTGTACCTATCAAGTTTCAGAAGGTATCCTCAATGCATCATCTTGCATGTTTTTTGGTTGTTTTCTCCAGGCTTTGGGAGCATGCTAACATCACCACCTAAAAGTGTCACAAAAAGCATAATCAGGACGATGGAGATGAACGGCAGCCTGGAAAGTTACCCCATCAAAATAGCAGAAACTCCAAAGATTAAATCAATAGACATGGAAGACGGAGAAGATGACaatgaggaggaagaggaggagaaagaCGAAGAAGAGGAGGTTAAAGACGTGAAAAAAGGTAACTACCTAGCAGTGCCTTATTAACCATACAGTATTGTGAGCAGTTTTGCATTAGTAAGCGCCACTGAAATGTCCTTCATAAACAAATGCAAACTATGGTGTTTTCCAGCTTCACAACCGAAGAAAAGGGCTTCTGCAGGGAGACCTAAAGGACCGGTATCTAATGGCAGTATTGGTCAACATAAAGTCTATACCAATGGAACGCACGGGTCTAAGTCTGATCTGAACAGGCAAGAGTCGGAAGAAGACTCTGAAAGCGTTAACCACGATAGAGACGTCAGTGAGCTCAACGGACACATCAAAGGTGAGGGAAAGGACATTTGGGGTAATCATTTACCAACTAGGACTTGATTCATGATTTTAAAATCTaggtttttataaaaatgacccggttcaaaagtttacattcccttgattcttaatactgtgttgttacctgaatgatccacagctgtgctttttgtttagtgatagttgttcatgagtcccacatttgtcctgaacagttaaactgcctgctgttcttcagaaaaatccttcaggtcccacaaattctttagttgtgtgaatttgaatcctttccaacagtgaggacaactgagggactcatatgcaactattacagaaggttcaaatgctcactgatgctctagaaggaaaaaccatgctttgagagctgaggggtgaaaactattgaattattgaatttgaagatcagggtaaatttaccaACTAGGACTTGAAtcatgattttaaaataaaatctagaacatagagttaaggtcaaaagtttacatccccctttgagaatctgcaaaatgtaaattattttaccaaaataagagggatcataaaaaatgcatgttattgtttatttagtactaacctgaaaaAGGTTTTTccccataaaagatgtttatatagaTTCCATaggtttttataaaaatgacccggttcaaaagtttacattcccttgatttttattactgtgttgttacctgaatgatccacagctgtgttttttgtttagtgatagttgttcatgagtcccacatttgtcctgaacagttaaactgcctgtgttcttcagaaaaatccttcaggtcccacaaattctttatttATGTGAaattgaatcctttccaacagtgactgcatgaggacaactgagggactcatattcaactattacagaaggttcaaatgctcactgatgctctagaaggaaaaaccatgctttgagagctgaggggtgaaaactattgaattattgaatttgaagatcagggtaaatttaactaattttgtctGCTGGGAATCatgcaactatcttctgtagtctctaaagggtataaaaaaatgtataatatttaggcaaaataagaaaaatgtacacatctccattttgttTAAAAGTTGTCACCCCCAGcttataatacatgttttttttcttctgaacatcagtgagcatttgaaccttctgtaatggttgcatatgagtccctcagttgtcctcagtgtgaaaagatggatctcaaaatcaaacagtcattgttggaaagggttcaaatacccaaaaatgctggaaaaccaaagaattagtgggacctaaaatatttttctaaagaacagcaggcagtttaactgttcaggacacacAGGGGActctgaacaactatcactaaactaaaaaaaaagcacagccgtggatcattcagataagaaCAAAGTAttaaaatcaaggggatgtaaacttttaaaatgggtcatttttataaattcaactgttaatttctcttgtgaactatatgtaaccatcttttatgtgaaatatcttattcaggtcagtactaaaacaaTGACATGtgttttgtacaatccctcttattttgataaaataattaacattttgcagattctaaaagggggatgtaaattttttgacctcagctgtacttGCAGTAGTTATCTGAACTGAACTGATCGGAATCACTTTCTTTATATATGTGAAACAGAAGACGTGTCCAGTTCTCACCATGTGGCCAGTGATTCGGACAACGAGGTGTACTGTGACTCTGTCGACCAGTTTGGTGGAGAAGAGGCAAGTAGATTTCAGTTTAAGCTTACATCATGTCCGATCCCAAAATTACTTGACACTGGGAAGGTAGGATACAGTGTTAACGAATGGAGAtcagaaactgtttggttacccacatttttcaaaatatatcttTTGTGTtgagcagaagaaagaaatttaaacaggtttggaacaaactgaggatgagtaaataatgatagaattttttatttttggatgaaccacCTCTAAGATCTGGTCACACGAGTGAAATTTCAGCACTTTCAAACCAAACAGCTTCCTGTTGGTCAGCACAGAGAATGCATGTTGCAAAATGTGTGCAGGTAAAGCTTTAACCCTCACGTGAAAGTCCCCGACACATGGATTCCTACTAAATTGATTGGATAAAAATCGCTAAACAACGTCAATGTGATCAAATATTTAATCTGTTTGCACCTCTGCAATGGTTTGCCAGAATTTATGTGCTTTTGTTCCTGTTCATCAGGGTTCTGAGTTACACGTCAGCCACTTACTGGACGTAGCCGAGGAGAGCCACAGCACCTCCATAGAAGAGGTCAGATCACAAGAGGAACTGCTGGGACGGGAGGAAGGCGTACAGCACGGCGGAGAAGATGGACGGAGCAGCAGAGGAGGTTCTCAGAGGCAGGGACTTCCGGGGAATAGAAGTGACAGTTCTGTGGTCAGGAGGGGAAGAGGTACAAACCTAGCAGCCAAAAACAGCAGCAATCATATATAAGCTCTGTTTCGAAACCTTATGATGCCTACTATTGTTTCTGcccaaataatattttttctatgtataaaaaaaacaacactgtGCACTGTGAGTGTATataatcagtcataagggtcaatgtgTATTCATCTGAtatctgaataataaaaaaatatgctttccattgatgtatggttttttggataggacaatatttggctgagatagaattttttgaaaatctgagggtgcaaaaaaatcaagatATTTAGAAAATCAATAAATAAGTTCTCcatttaagttcttagcaatgcacattactaatcagaaattaagttttgatatatttacagtaggacatttacaaagtatcttcatggaacatgatctttacttaatatcctaatgatttttggaataaaagaaaagttgatcgttttgacccatacaatgtattttttacataTTGCTACCCATATACCagtgctggttttgtggtccagggtcacatatgttgccTTTTAAATCCTctctaggttttggaacagagctggAATCCTCAAGCAAATTTGTTGTTGAAAACTTTAATCTGTTAATGATCTATAGAATGTTTGAGCTGTTTGCACATACTGCAGCTGGTTCTCCTGTGTATCAGGGTCCAGGTCACCTGCCTTTGGCTCCGGACCAGCGGGACCGCAGCAGGGCAGTGGGGGAGATGGGGAACGCTGGGGGACGGATGGATCTGTAACACAGAATCTAAATGAACAGATTATATGTGCTCTGGCCAGATTGCAGGACGACATGCAAAGTGTGTTAGAGAGGCTACACACGCTGGAAGCTCTCACAGCCTCGCAGGTTACaaactgtcattttttttaatcggtacaataaatataaataacactgattaaatgtgaaatataacAATTTTGATTTGCATTGTGCAACTTTTCAGGCCCGATCCTTAGCACTGCCATCAGACTACCTGTCACCTCCTGCAAGTAAATCTAAGAAGGTAAATTCATTTTAATAAAGTTTTATGACCCTAAAATAAAACGTTTCAttgtttactcactctcatgttgttccaaatctgtatgaatTTCTatcttctgttaaacacaaaagaagattttaaagaatgctttctggtccccattgacttccgtAGACTCTCCCCTCTGCTTTTGAAGTCAATGGCTGTCAGTAATTGTTTGGTTACTCACATACTTTAAAATACTGtaccttcttttatgttcaaaataagaaagaaaatcatacaggtttggaacaacttgatggTAAGTGAATAACGACAGAATGTTAATTTTTTGGAtttctatccctttaaaataagaGCATTCCTGTAGCTCAAACGGGGTTCGATTTCCAgcgaatgcatgaactgataaaatgtatatagttgaggtcaaaagtttacatacaccttgcagaatctgcaaaatgttcattatattaccaaaatcagagggatcatacaaaatgcatgttttttttttttatttagtactgacctgaataagatatttcacattaaagacatttgcaatagtccacaagagaaaaatatatttttataaaaatgaccccattcaaaagtttacatacacttgattcttaatactgtgttgttacctgaatgatccgcagctgttttttgtttgtttgttagtttgcTTTGTGATAGTTGCATCATATTTCattcaggagcatcagtgagaatttgaaccttctataatagttgcatgtgagtccctcagtgtgaaaagatggatctcaaaatcatagtttttgttagaaagggttcaaatacacaaaaaatgctaacaaaaaaaacaaaaacagaatttgtgggacctaaaggatttttctgaagaacagtggcagtttaactgttcaggacaaacaagagagtcgaactatcactaaacgaagaaaaaaaaaaaaaaaaaaaaaaaaaaaaaacagctgtgaatcattcataactacacagtattaagaatcaagtgtatgcaaacttttgcatggggtcatttttataagtttaactattttctcttgtggactatatgtaaatgtctttcatgtgaacTTATTcggatcttattcaggtcagtgctaaataaaaaaataacatgcattttgtatgatcccttattttggtcaaataattaacattttgcagatgggcaaggtgtatgtaaactttggaccTCAACTGTGTCTTGAATGcagtgtaagtcactttggataaaaaacaTTTGCCAAATGCATACAAgcaattttttgttgttgttgtacgaTCATGTtccaatttttgtattattattaattttagctATGACATTGCCCTAGACTGAGTGCTGACATAATGCGTAttatttattctcattatttacACTTTCCAGAAGCCGTCCTGGTGGCCTTTTGATGTGTCTCCTGGAACTGTGGCCTTTGCTGTCATCTGGCCATTTGTGGTGCAGTGGCTCATCCGTCTGTATGTGCAGCGCAGGAGACGGTAAGCATTATCCTATTGCCTTTGCACAAATCCTTTTAAATTCATTCTGGCAATTTACCTGTATGAAAAATAgttgtaacattaccagtaaTGTGCTCTGTGTGAACACAGAACGATAGTACCGGTATGAGTTCAGAATGTGATGACATAAGACATTACTCTGAGCCAATCAGAACATTCCGGTGCAGATGACACATTTACTCTTGCGCTGTTTACGGAATTCAAAGCAATGTCTAAACGCAGCTATGTGAATGTGAACGTTTgatacaaaaatgaaaatatcaaCAACCCCTCCAAGTTTACAAATGATGTCAGAGAATTTACCAGTATTTTGAAACAGATGTATGAATGGAGCTTTACCGGTAAAACGGTGTAATATCATTTCATATGATATCATTTTGTATTTACCGGTAAAGTCGTTTTTGGTAATTTTACTGCGTGAAAGTGGCTATTATTACCGGTATAATAAAAGAGAAAAACACTGAATAGGCATTACTAAAAAAAAGTAgctatttctttttaattattattaaatgataCTTTGTAAACAAACTAAAACCACCTGTAGGTAGCAGTCAGTGACTTAATGAGTGATTTACAGTGGGGATCGAAAGTTTGGGCACCCCAGGTAAAAATTTGTATTAATGTGCATAAAGAAGCTAAGGAAAGATGGAAAAAAATCTCCAAAAGGCTTCAAATTACAGATTAGACattcttataatattttatttccatcatttacactttcaaaataacagaaaacaaaaaaatggcGTCTGCAAAAGTTTGGGCACCCTGCAGAGTTAATATCTTGTACTGCCAGCCAAGAGTCTTTCAATTCTTGTTTGCGGTATCTTTGCCCATTCTTCCTTACAAAAGTCTTCCAGTTCTTTGAGATTTCTGGGCTGTCTGTCACGCACTGCTCTTTTAAGGTCTATCCATAGATTttcaattatgttgaggtcaggAGATTGTGAAGGCCATGGCAAAACCTTCAGTTTTTCGCCTCTTGATGTAATCCACCGTGGATTTTGAGGTGTGTTTAGGATCATTATCCATTTGTAGAAGCCATCCTCTCTTTGACTTCAGCTTTTTCACAGATGGCATCAAGTTACCGTCCAAAATTTGCTGAAATTTTATTGAATCCATTTTTCCTTCTACTCGTGAAATGTTCCCTGTGCCACTGGCTGCAATACAACCCCAAAGCATGATTGATCCACCCCCATGCTTAACAGTTGGACAGAGGTTCTTTTCATTAAATTCTGTGCCCTTTCTTCTCCAAACGTACCTTCGCTCATTccggccaaaaagttctattttaaCCTCATCGGTCCACAGAacttgtttccaaaatgcatcaggCTTGTCTATATGTTCATTTGCAAAGTTCAAACGCTGATTTTTGTGGTGAGGACGTAGAAGAGGTTTTCTTCTGATGACTCTTCCATGAAGACCATATTTGTACAAGTATCTCTTTATAGTGGAATAGTGTACCACAACTCCAGCGTCTGCCAGATCTTTCTGGAGGGATCGTGCAGTCAAACGTGGGTTTTGACTTGCTTTTCTCACAATCCTGCGAGCTGTTCTGTCTGATATTTTTCTTGGTCTTCCGGATCTTGCTTTAACTTCCACTGTTCCTGATGACTGCCGTTTCTTAATTACATTCCGAACAGAGGATATTGGCATCCGAAAATGCTTTGCTATCTTCTTCTAGCCTTCTCCTGCTTTGTGAGCGTCAACTATTTTCAGTTTTCTAGGCAAGGTCAGATGAGTCTAGGCATTTAAAACCTTTGAGATTGACATCACCTGGTCTTCCCAGACAATGATTGAGAACAATCCATGACACTGTCAGGTCTCAGCTTTCCAAAGGGGGCAGTGCATGCTATAAACTCTGCAGGGTGCCCAAACTTTTGCAGACgcctttttttgttttctgttattTTGAAAGTGTAAATGATggaaaatctaacttttttttgacATAAGAATGTCTAATCTGTAATTTGAAGCCTTTTGGAGATTTTTCCACCTTTCCTTAGCTTCTTTATGCACATTAATACAAATTTTTACCTGGGGTGCCCAAACTTTCGATCCCCACTGTAGTTATTCATTCAGAAGATTTCACTGAATTATTGACTCAAAAATGGATTTATTCAGTAATGACATATTGGTGTTCCTTAGAGACGCACAACAGTTTGTATTGTTTTGAACAGTTTTTGTTGGTAAAAATGAACAACACACACAATATTATGTCTAAAATTTAACACAATACTAATAGATTTTACACAACAGTTCAACAAACAAGATCACATTTGTAATCGTTCAGATATTCGGGAaaagccttggtgaacataagagacttctttcagaaacacTACTAATACTTTGCAACTTTCCTGTTCAAAATAGAATACTTACTTGGATGACACATTTTGACAAAGTAAagcaatagttcatccaaaaatctaaattgctaagggtttactcaccctcaggctatccaagatggAAATAGGTtccaaaacagatttggagaaatgtagcattaaaaTAAGAGTCCAAAATATTCTGAACTATAGTCGAggataaaagtttacatacatcttgcagaatgtgcaaaatgtaaattcttaaaccaaaataagaggtttttttttttttggttcttgACCGCTTTTGTTTTATTCTTTTAGTGctatgtgttgttacctgaatgatccactgtgttttttttattattcgatagttgttcatgagtcccttgtttgtcctgaacagttaaactgcctgctgttcttcaaaaaaaaaaaaaaaaattctttgtttgtttgttttttgttggcatttttgtgtatttgaaccctttctaacaatgactgtatgattttgagatccatcttttcacactgaggacaactattacagaaggttcaaatgctcactgatgctccagaaggaaaaattatgcattaagagtgggggtgtaaacttttgaacaggaatgaggatgtgtacatttttcttattttgcctaaatattgttttttttattattattattattcttttagtactgcccttccgaAGCTACAGAATATATGTACACGTTCcccggaagacaaaataagttacatttaccctgatctttaaattcaaaaagttttcaccccccatctcttaatgcatgATGTTTCCTTCTGTTGCATCAGTGAAAAtttgtaccttctgtaatagttgcagtagtcccctcagttgtcctcagtgtagtaaaaatatggatctcaaaatcataatctttgaaaagggttcaaatacacaaaagtgctgaaaaaccaaagaatttttgggacctgagagatttttctgaagaacagcgggcagtttaactattcaggacaaacaagggacaactatcactaaacaaaaaagcacagctgtggatcatttaggtaacaacacagttttaagaatcaggtgtatgtaaacttttaaacggggtcatttttttttaagttcaactattattttaaacatcttttatgtgaaatcttattcaggtcagtgctaaataataaataacgtgcattttgtatgatcctttcgTTTTGGTAAATTCTGCAAGGTGACCCCAACTATAGTCCTTTAACACTGTTTGAAACATTAATTGTTGCACACTGCTTACTGTTTCACATACTACACTGCGTAGTTTAAACACACATCTTAGGAATTGATCACGGATTACAACAGACTTGGCAAATGTGCATTTGATGACAGGTATGTTAAAGATTCAATCATCTTGTTGCAGAAGAATCAACTGAAAGGAATCAACTGAAGGTTCGACACCTTTGGAGACCCAGAGGAGAGCCGTGCCACGCGTTTAGGAGGAAGAGGGTGTTTCTCAACCTGTCCCGTGATCTCTAACTCCTGCTTTTGCACTATGATGACAACTCTAAGAATTAGCAAATGGAAAGACAGAGTGAATGTACGGCGATGCAGCTTATCACTAGCttttttgtacttattttttttttttaagtcggAACTCTGCTATTTCAGTAATTAAAAGTAGAATTTTCATAGTAGCTATGAGAAACCATCATTAAGGGCATTATAATAACTTTAATGTCAAGTATATATCATTCAATGTTCTGCGCAAATAGCTGCTAACTGTCAATAATACTGTAGCAAATTGTAGGATGCACTGATGAGTACAGCACATGTGATTTCTGCTTGAATATCTCTAAGGTTTGCTTAGCAGAAAAGAGCCTATGTTTGGGGTTTGAACAATAATCAGGAATAAATCAGGACTCCCCAAATTGTTGAAGGTTTTAATGTACAGTAATATCTAGACTTAGTATTTGCTCAAGTGAGCTGTGGTGCTCTTTCAAGccataatgggaaaaaaaaaaaaaatcctgcttGTGATCAGTCCCTTCTGAGGAAAGGGTCAGAAGGCAATATAGAAAACTGTTCTTCATCTGCTCAACATCTCATTATGATGTCTGGATAGGTCTGACCAATCCGGCACCCTCTGAAAAATGTTTGAACGTCAccagcttaaaggaatagtttatccaaaaatataAATTTGCCTAAAACTTACTGCCgctcagaccatccaagatgtagatgatcaGATCAGAACCAATTTGGAAAAATTCAGCATCACTTGCTCAGTAAGGGATcaactgcagtgaatgggtgccgtcagaatgagagtccaaacagctgatgtaaatgcaatttttgcatttttaaatacaaaaacaagtCCTATCAAAAATAGTGCTTTCTTGTCTAAATCAGTAGGATGTTTCCTACaaacatccatcttttcacgacTGAAGTCGTGTggattgtttttatcagctatttggactctgattctgacggcacccatccatTGATAAGCAAGTGAtatgatgctaaatttctccaaatctgttctgatgaagaaacaaactcatctacatcttgtatgGCCTTACAATGAGtacatttttctgcatttttttatttttaggtgagctATTTCTTCAAATGCAGAATATCAAAGGAAGTGTCAAAAAGGAAGACAACAAGCACAGTTTTCAAAAATATCATTTCAAGATATAAAATGTTGAAGTTTAAGAGATTTGTATGCGGATCCAGTGACGTTCAAACATTAGTCTGACTTAAGTGTGCAAATACTTTTGGGTCCACTATATTCCCATCATGGTTGCATCGTTATTAATGTTAATTCATGGCTACGGTGAACTGTTTGAATATTAAT
It encodes the following:
- the acbd5a gene encoding acyl-CoA-binding domain-containing protein 5A isoform X2; this encodes MMEGDNKRVHEQRFDAAVKVIQSLPSNGSFQPSNDMMLKFYSYYKQATQGPCNIPRPGFWDPVGKAKWDAWNSLGEMAKEEAMAAYVDDLKLILESMPVTNEVEELLQVIGPFYELVDEKKKIMQVSDLSTARLERFARQLEGFGSMLTSPPKSVTKSIIRTMEMNGSLESYPIKIAETPKIKSIDMEDGEDDNEEEEEEKDEEEEVKDVKKASQPKKRASAGRPKGPVSNGSIGQHKVYTNGTHGSKSDLNRQESEEDSESVNHDRDVSELNGHIKDVSSSHHVASDSDNEVYCDSVDQFGGEEGSELHVSHLLDVAEESHSTSIEEVRSQEELLGREEGVQHGGEDGRSSRGGSQRQGLPGNRSDSSVVRRGRGSRSPAFGSGPAGPQQGSGGDGERWGTDGSVTQNLNEQIICALARLQDDMQSVLERLHTLEALTASQARSLALPSDYLSPPASKSKKKPSWWPFDVSPGTVAFAVIWPFVVQWLIRLYVQRRRRRIN
- the acbd5a gene encoding acyl-CoA-binding domain-containing protein 5A isoform X1: MMEGDNKRVHEQRFDAAVKVIQSLPSNGSFQPSNDMMLKFYSYYKQATQGPCNIPRPGFWDPVGKAKWDAWNSLGEMAKEEAMAAYVDDLKLILESMPVTNEVEELLQVIGPFYELVDEKKKIMQVSDLSTARLERFARQLEGFGSMLTSPPKSVTKSIIRTMEMNGSLESYPIKIAETPKIKSIDMEDGEDDNEEEEEEKDEEEEVKDVKKASQPKKRASAGRPKGPVSNGSIGQHKVYTNGTHGSKSDLNRQESEEDSESVNHDRDVSELNGHIKEDVSSSHHVASDSDNEVYCDSVDQFGGEEGSELHVSHLLDVAEESHSTSIEEVRSQEELLGREEGVQHGGEDGRSSRGGSQRQGLPGNRSDSSVVRRGRGSRSPAFGSGPAGPQQGSGGDGERWGTDGSVTQNLNEQIICALARLQDDMQSVLERLHTLEALTASQARSLALPSDYLSPPASKSKKKPSWWPFDVSPGTVAFAVIWPFVVQWLIRLYVQRRRRRIN
- the acbd5a gene encoding acyl-CoA-binding domain-containing protein 5A isoform X3 yields the protein MMEGDNKRVHEQRFDAAVKVIQSLPSNGSFQPSNDMMLKFYSYYKQATQGPCNIPRPGFWDPVGKAKWDAWNSLGEMAKEEAMAAYVDDLKLILESMPVTNEVEELLQVIGPFYELVDEKKKIMQVSDLSTGFGSMLTSPPKSVTKSIIRTMEMNGSLESYPIKIAETPKIKSIDMEDGEDDNEEEEEEKDEEEEVKDVKKASQPKKRASAGRPKGPVSNGSIGQHKVYTNGTHGSKSDLNRQESEEDSESVNHDRDVSELNGHIKEDVSSSHHVASDSDNEVYCDSVDQFGGEEGSELHVSHLLDVAEESHSTSIEEVRSQEELLGREEGVQHGGEDGRSSRGGSQRQGLPGNRSDSSVVRRGRGSRSPAFGSGPAGPQQGSGGDGERWGTDGSVTQNLNEQIICALARLQDDMQSVLERLHTLEALTASQARSLALPSDYLSPPASKSKKKPSWWPFDVSPGTVAFAVIWPFVVQWLIRLYVQRRRRRIN